A genomic window from Desulfuromonadales bacterium includes:
- a CDS encoding TRAP transporter small permease subunit: MQQIARSIDALNEFVGRYSSYLILLLISVVGYEVLMRYAFNAPTIFAFELTVFLYGAHYSLSLAYAHKHNTHVAIDVLESRLPQRPRTILRIFSYLVIFLPTLGILTAGAVVYALDSLQARELASSSWAPAVYPYKIIMAIGFILWSLQGIARLIDDFRSLRSS, encoded by the coding sequence ATGCAGCAAATCGCCCGTTCCATCGATGCCCTCAACGAATTCGTGGGGCGTTATTCATCCTATCTGATCCTTCTCCTGATCTCGGTGGTCGGCTACGAGGTCCTGATGCGCTACGCCTTCAATGCGCCGACCATCTTCGCCTTTGAATTGACCGTGTTTCTGTACGGAGCCCACTATTCCCTGTCCCTGGCCTATGCACACAAACACAACACGCACGTGGCCATCGATGTCCTGGAATCGCGCCTGCCGCAGAGGCCGCGCACGATTTTACGCATCTTCAGCTATCTGGTGATCTTCCTTCCGACCCTCGGGATTCTGACCGCCGGCGCGGTCGTCTATGCCCTCGATTCCTTGCAAGCCCGCGAGCTGGCCTCCTCCTCCTGGGCGCCGGCCGTTTATCCCTACAAGATCATCATGGCCATCGGCTTCATCCTCTGGTCCCTGCAGGGGATAGCCCGATTGATCGACGATTTCCGTTCCCTGCGCAGCTCCTGA